From a single Hymenobacter sp. YIM 151500-1 genomic region:
- a CDS encoding phage holin family protein: protein MGFILKFLLSAIITYVLARFLPGAHIGGFGDAIILVIVLAVLNAVVKPILKIIGLPITILTLGLFLLVINALIVMLASYMLDGFEVDGFVAALIFSVVLSLVTSIIDLIVD, encoded by the coding sequence ATGGGCTTCATTCTTAAATTTCTGCTCTCGGCCATCATCACCTACGTGCTGGCCCGGTTCCTACCCGGCGCCCACATCGGCGGCTTCGGCGACGCCATCATCTTGGTTATCGTGCTAGCCGTTCTCAACGCCGTAGTCAAGCCTATTCTCAAAATTATCGGCCTGCCGATTACCATTCTCACCCTGGGCTTGTTCCTGCTAGTTATCAACGCGCTTATCGTGATGCTGGCCAGCTACATGCTGGATGGATTTGAGGTGGATGGCTTTGTGGCGGCGCTGATTTTCAGCGTCGTGCTGTCCTTAGTTACTTCGATTATTGACCTGATTGTGGATTAA
- a CDS encoding GAF domain-containing protein: MPQPLPEAMRTALASSQAPEEKLTEALRLTGEYLHADRCFLYVRNPAAGRGRIALCWRKDDSVPNPIHDWQNDTGDLPKEDPLFRAALAARPSVFVDDVETAGPEVLNRDFEHRTFGHRALIHAHITDERQQLWGILQPCLFGQPRYWTDAEKEAVEAVLPLLLPVVQAYMRGVDVS, translated from the coding sequence ATGCCCCAGCCCTTACCCGAAGCCATGCGTACTGCATTGGCTTCTTCGCAAGCTCCGGAAGAAAAGCTAACCGAAGCCCTGCGCCTAACCGGCGAGTACCTGCACGCCGACCGGTGCTTCCTGTACGTACGCAACCCCGCCGCGGGCCGGGGCCGCATTGCTCTCTGCTGGCGCAAAGACGACTCCGTACCCAACCCCATCCACGACTGGCAGAACGATACCGGCGACTTACCAAAGGAGGACCCGCTGTTTCGGGCGGCGCTGGCAGCCCGGCCCTCCGTGTTTGTAGACGACGTAGAAACTGCCGGCCCTGAGGTGCTGAACCGGGACTTCGAGCACCGCACCTTCGGCCACCGGGCCCTCATCCACGCTCACATCACCGACGAGCGGCAGCAACTCTGGGGCATTCTGCAGCCCTGCCTGTTCGGCCAACCTCGCTACTGGACAGATGCGGAGAAAGAAGCGGTAGAAGCGGTTTTGCCACTGCTGCTACCGGTGGTGCAGGCGTACATGCGGGGAGTGGATGTCAGCTAA
- a CDS encoding ATP-dependent helicase: MDYLSLLNPSQAAAVLHTEGPCMIIAGAGSGKTRVLTYRIAHLLEKGVDPFHILALTFTNKAAKEMRARIEKVVGPEAKNLWMGTFHSIFARILRSEADKIGFPRSFTIYDTQDSKTLIGQILKELELDDKLYKPGMVLGRISAAKNKLISVQQYLNDPVIRQDDEAALRPKIGVIYQQYQSRCFKAGAMDFDDLLYQTNVLFKDHPDVLNKYQHIFKYVMVDEYQDTNYSQYLITRKLAAKDRNICVVGDDAQSIYAFRGADIQNILNFEKDYPELQVFKLEQNYRSTKNIVRAANSVIKNNQAQLRKDVYSENEEGPLIEVIKAASDNEEGKLVANSIYEDKMNHHLSYDDFAILYRTNAQSRAMEEALRKLNIKYKIVGGLSFYQRKEIKDLVAYLRLTVNPNDEQALRRVINYPKRGIGDTTIAKLINAAEESNHTIWEVVANADQFLPTRAANPIVDFAEKIKAYTVVAAKEDAFEAAKFIAKNSGMIEELYADKSIEGLSRYENIQELLNGIKEYVDDPEREDKSLSAFLQDIALVTDADTKDAQSEGEQVTLMTIHSAKGLEFRNVYIVGMEENLFPSQMMITSRADLEEERRLFYVAITRAEKKLTLSYATSRYQWGNLRSCEKSRFLDEIDPQYVDFKFAGPGPGAGESPFQHVFERRSNLVPPPPRKTVAAKYTPPADFQPSDTSNLQAGQRVEHPKFGFGTVSKLETVQGSTKAIIQFEEVGEKTLLLSFAKLRVH, translated from the coding sequence CTGGATTATCTTTCCTTATTGAATCCTTCGCAGGCCGCGGCCGTGCTGCACACCGAAGGGCCCTGCATGATTATCGCCGGCGCGGGTTCCGGCAAAACCCGGGTACTCACTTACCGCATTGCCCACCTGCTCGAAAAAGGTGTGGACCCATTCCACATCCTAGCCCTGACCTTCACCAACAAGGCCGCCAAGGAAATGCGGGCCCGCATTGAAAAGGTGGTGGGCCCGGAGGCTAAAAACCTCTGGATGGGTACTTTCCACAGCATCTTCGCCCGCATCCTGCGCTCCGAAGCCGACAAAATCGGCTTTCCCCGCTCCTTTACCATCTACGACACCCAGGACTCGAAAACGCTGATTGGGCAGATCTTGAAGGAGCTGGAGCTGGACGACAAGCTCTACAAGCCGGGCATGGTGCTGGGGCGGATTTCGGCGGCCAAGAACAAGCTGATTTCGGTGCAGCAGTACCTCAACGACCCCGTAATCCGGCAGGACGATGAGGCGGCCTTGCGCCCGAAAATCGGGGTGATTTACCAGCAGTATCAGAGCCGCTGCTTCAAGGCCGGGGCCATGGATTTCGACGACCTGCTCTACCAGACCAACGTCTTGTTCAAGGACCACCCCGACGTGCTGAACAAGTACCAGCACATTTTCAAGTACGTGATGGTGGACGAGTACCAGGACACCAACTACTCCCAGTACCTGATTACGCGCAAGCTGGCGGCCAAGGACCGCAACATCTGCGTGGTGGGCGACGACGCGCAGAGCATCTACGCCTTCCGGGGTGCTGATATTCAGAACATTCTGAACTTCGAGAAGGACTACCCGGAGTTGCAGGTGTTTAAGCTGGAGCAGAACTACCGCTCCACCAAAAACATTGTGCGGGCGGCCAACTCGGTTATCAAAAACAACCAGGCCCAGCTGCGCAAGGACGTGTACTCGGAAAACGAGGAGGGCCCGCTGATTGAGGTTATCAAAGCCGCCTCCGACAACGAGGAGGGCAAGCTGGTGGCCAACTCCATCTACGAGGACAAGATGAACCACCACTTGTCCTACGACGATTTTGCCATCCTCTACCGCACCAACGCCCAGAGCCGGGCCATGGAAGAGGCCCTGCGCAAGCTCAACATCAAGTACAAAATCGTTGGGGGCCTGAGCTTCTACCAGCGCAAGGAAATCAAGGACCTGGTGGCCTACCTGCGCCTGACGGTGAACCCCAACGATGAGCAGGCCCTGCGCCGCGTCATCAACTACCCCAAGCGCGGCATCGGCGACACCACCATTGCCAAGCTCATCAACGCCGCCGAAGAATCAAACCACACGATTTGGGAAGTGGTAGCCAACGCCGACCAGTTCCTGCCCACCCGCGCGGCCAACCCCATTGTGGACTTCGCCGAAAAAATCAAGGCCTACACCGTCGTGGCGGCCAAGGAAGATGCGTTTGAAGCGGCCAAGTTCATTGCCAAGAACTCGGGCATGATTGAGGAGCTGTACGCCGACAAGAGCATCGAGGGCTTGTCGCGCTACGAGAACATCCAGGAGCTGCTGAACGGTATCAAAGAGTACGTGGACGATCCGGAGCGGGAAGACAAGAGCCTGTCGGCTTTCCTGCAAGACATTGCCCTGGTGACGGACGCCGACACCAAGGACGCGCAGAGCGAGGGCGAGCAAGTGACCCTGATGACCATTCACTCGGCCAAGGGCCTGGAGTTCCGCAACGTCTACATTGTGGGCATGGAGGAGAACCTGTTCCCGAGCCAGATGATGATAACCTCGCGCGCCGACCTGGAGGAGGAGCGCCGCCTGTTCTACGTGGCCATTACGCGGGCCGAGAAGAAGCTGACCCTGAGCTACGCCACCTCCCGCTACCAGTGGGGCAACCTGCGCAGCTGCGAGAAAAGCCGCTTCCTCGACGAAATCGACCCGCAGTACGTGGACTTCAAGTTTGCCGGCCCCGGACCGGGCGCGGGCGAGTCGCCGTTTCAGCACGTGTTTGAGCGCCGCTCCAACCTTGTGCCCCCACCGCCGCGCAAAACCGTAGCCGCCAAGTACACGCCCCCGGCCGACTTCCAGCCCTCCGACACCAGCAACCTGCAAGCCGGTCAGCGCGTGGAGCACCCCAAGTTCGGCTTCGGCACCGTGAGCAAGCTCGAAACCGTGCAGGGCTCCACCAAAGCCATCATTCAGTTCGAGGAAGTAGGCGAAAAAACTCTGTTGCTGAGCTTCGCCAAGCTGCGGGTGCATTGA
- a CDS encoding DUF4290 domain-containing protein, whose protein sequence is MPLPSLHKHELLQREYGQSTFQLVQQLRDIEDRAERTRRAQQIVQMIFWLQPTLRDQPDAQQKVWNHLFEMADGELDVDAPFPLAAQSSLAAPQRVVYPSRGPKLRAYGRAVEQLIEQALTLADPAEREQATIIIGRTMKFLYRSHNKENAKDVTILKHLRELSGGQLTLDPAQVDAQNLFEFTPNGRPAPFIVPQPRQQERGEVRRGGGGNNRRDKQRRGGKKGRQEPQQPPQ, encoded by the coding sequence ATGCCTTTACCCTCTTTACATAAGCACGAACTCCTCCAGCGCGAGTACGGCCAGAGCACCTTTCAGCTGGTGCAGCAGCTGCGCGACATCGAGGACCGGGCCGAGCGGACCCGCCGCGCCCAGCAAATCGTGCAGATGATTTTCTGGTTGCAGCCCACGCTGCGCGACCAGCCCGACGCCCAGCAAAAGGTGTGGAACCACCTATTTGAAATGGCCGACGGGGAACTGGACGTGGACGCGCCGTTTCCGCTGGCGGCCCAAAGCAGCCTGGCGGCGCCCCAGCGGGTGGTGTACCCCAGCCGGGGACCCAAGCTGCGCGCCTACGGCCGGGCCGTGGAGCAGCTGATTGAGCAAGCCCTGACGCTGGCCGACCCGGCCGAGCGGGAACAGGCCACCATCATCATCGGCCGCACGATGAAGTTTCTGTACCGCTCCCACAACAAGGAAAACGCCAAGGACGTCACGATTCTGAAGCACCTGCGGGAGCTGTCGGGCGGGCAGCTTACGTTGGACCCGGCCCAGGTAGATGCCCAGAACTTGTTCGAGTTTACGCCCAACGGCCGGCCCGCGCCCTTCATCGTGCCCCAGCCCCGCCAGCAGGAGCGTGGCGAGGTGCGCCGCGGCGGCGGTGGCAACAACCGGCGCGATAAGCAGCGCCGCGGCGGCAAGAAAGGCCGCCAGGAGCCCCAGCAGCCCCCACAGTAA
- a CDS encoding agmatinase family protein: MASLSLDQKLAQFDPNALGDTSGGLYGLPFTPAEAQVVVVPVPWEVTVSYRSGTAEAPEIIREASLQVDLYDADLPDAWRMGLAMEDIDETIAAESRELRPQAEQYIGWLVDGSPAEAAGAHTQVPTRINQRGQALLEWLKAKTGALLDAGKGVVVLGGDHSTPLGYLHALAERHEEFGILQIDAHCDLRPAYEGFEFSHASIMYNALKLPQVKKLVQVGIRDYCQQEAELIEQSNGRVALFADRFLQAEMLGGKSWKKECKKIIAQLPQKVYLSFDIDGLDPKLCPGTGTPVPGGLEFEQALYLLRLVVRSGRTIIGCDLNEVAPGDTEWNAIVGARLLYHMANWMGVSQGRLAARDAE; this comes from the coding sequence ATGGCTTCGCTTTCCCTCGACCAAAAGCTGGCTCAGTTTGACCCTAATGCCCTCGGCGACACTTCCGGCGGCCTGTACGGCCTGCCTTTCACGCCCGCCGAAGCGCAGGTGGTGGTGGTGCCCGTGCCCTGGGAAGTTACCGTATCCTACCGCTCGGGCACGGCCGAAGCTCCCGAAATCATTCGGGAAGCTTCCCTGCAAGTAGACCTCTACGACGCCGACTTGCCCGATGCCTGGCGCATGGGCCTGGCCATGGAGGATATCGACGAAACCATTGCCGCCGAAAGCCGCGAGCTGCGCCCCCAGGCCGAGCAGTATATTGGCTGGCTGGTGGATGGCTCCCCGGCCGAGGCCGCTGGCGCACACACCCAGGTGCCGACCCGTATCAACCAGCGCGGCCAGGCCCTGCTGGAGTGGCTGAAAGCCAAAACCGGCGCCCTGCTCGATGCCGGCAAGGGTGTAGTGGTGCTGGGCGGCGACCATAGCACGCCGCTGGGCTACCTGCACGCCCTGGCCGAGCGCCACGAGGAGTTCGGCATCCTGCAGATTGACGCCCATTGCGACCTGCGCCCCGCCTACGAGGGCTTCGAGTTTTCGCACGCCTCCATCATGTACAATGCCCTCAAGCTGCCCCAGGTGAAGAAGCTGGTGCAGGTGGGCATCCGGGACTACTGCCAGCAGGAAGCCGAGCTGATTGAGCAGAGCAACGGCCGCGTGGCCTTGTTTGCCGACCGGTTTCTGCAGGCCGAGATGCTGGGTGGCAAGTCCTGGAAAAAGGAGTGCAAGAAAATCATTGCCCAGCTGCCCCAGAAGGTGTATCTGAGCTTTGACATTGATGGGCTCGACCCCAAGCTATGCCCCGGCACCGGCACGCCCGTGCCCGGCGGCCTGGAGTTTGAGCAGGCCCTGTACCTGTTGCGCCTGGTAGTGCGCTCGGGCCGCACTATCATCGGCTGCGACCTGAACGAAGTGGCCCCCGGCGACACCGAGTGGAATGCCATTGTGGGCGCCCGCCTGCTCTACCACATGGCCAACTGGATGGGCGTGTCGCAGGGCCGCTTGGCGGCTCGCGACGCGGAGTAG
- a CDS encoding chemotaxis protein CheC yields MDLHMTELERDIIREILNIGLARAADSFAVIAQEKVMLEVPNLDLVSGDNILARVRKLQDQHVIIQSDIKGEFNGTTLMFFSGQHVQRLSRVCLRMNTSDSLDIDSMQESLLLEISNIITGALVTQLANILKASIYGAPPTHPHGDMAGALQNLMLHRPMVQPLIFSVITQFSDKDNSVELPLMLFFDRDTFGKILDIIRTYDVMGGQQAGV; encoded by the coding sequence ATGGATTTGCACATGACGGAACTGGAGCGGGATATTATCCGTGAAATTTTGAATATCGGCTTGGCGCGCGCAGCCGACTCATTCGCGGTTATCGCCCAGGAGAAGGTAATGCTGGAAGTGCCTAATCTGGACCTGGTATCGGGAGACAATATTCTGGCGCGGGTACGCAAGCTGCAAGACCAGCACGTCATCATCCAGTCTGATATCAAAGGCGAGTTCAACGGTACCACCCTCATGTTCTTCTCCGGCCAGCACGTGCAGCGCCTCTCGCGCGTGTGTCTGCGCATGAATACCTCCGACTCCCTCGACATTGATTCCATGCAGGAGTCGCTGCTGCTGGAAATCAGCAATATCATCACCGGCGCACTGGTCACGCAGCTAGCCAATATTCTCAAAGCCAGCATCTACGGCGCCCCGCCCACGCACCCGCACGGCGACATGGCGGGTGCCCTGCAAAATCTGATGCTGCACCGGCCCATGGTGCAGCCGCTTATCTTCTCCGTCATTACCCAGTTTTCCGACAAAGACAATTCGGTGGAGCTTCCCCTGATGCTGTTTTTCGACCGGGATACCTTCGGAAAGATTCTGGATATTATCCGAACCTACGACGTAATGGGTGGCCAGCAGGCCGGGGTGTAA
- a CDS encoding DUF4349 domain-containing protein, whose translation MKKYVRLLPLAGLMLLGCAQATQKEMAAAEASQPAPSTDLAAEIPLARLWRVAGHPVIYQGSMELEVADFAAASARLDTLLGRRGAYLTEAHETTGLDRHQQALTIRVPSASFLALTADLTRLGIVHSKDLTSRDIAAELAQAKAAASPASAADTAVAAAARATAQLLTEQATLATLHLTYFQPRPAAEANPVPALAPELHAGLRFGWRLVTWLLIGAAYLWPLLLGLIAWGILRKLATRSATTEPSTPEGFSQL comes from the coding sequence ATGAAAAAGTACGTGCGTCTGCTCCCGCTGGCGGGGCTGATGTTGCTTGGCTGTGCCCAAGCAACGCAAAAAGAAATGGCCGCTGCCGAAGCTTCCCAACCCGCTCCCTCCACCGACTTAGCGGCTGAGATACCCTTGGCCCGCCTATGGCGCGTCGCCGGGCACCCGGTTATCTACCAAGGCTCGATGGAGCTGGAGGTGGCCGACTTTGCAGCCGCCTCGGCCCGGCTCGACACCTTGCTTGGCCGGCGCGGGGCCTACCTTACTGAAGCGCACGAAACCACGGGCCTCGACCGTCACCAGCAGGCGCTGACAATTCGGGTGCCATCCGCCAGCTTCCTGGCTCTCACTGCCGACTTAACTCGCCTGGGCATCGTGCACAGCAAGGACCTGACCTCGCGCGATATTGCCGCCGAGCTAGCCCAGGCTAAGGCAGCTGCTTCTCCTGCCAGTGCCGCCGATACTGCGGTGGCGGCTGCAGCCCGTGCCACTGCCCAGCTGCTCACCGAGCAAGCCACCCTGGCTACGCTGCACCTCACGTATTTTCAACCTCGACCGGCCGCAGAAGCTAACCCCGTGCCGGCCCTCGCCCCCGAACTACACGCGGGCCTACGATTTGGGTGGCGCCTGGTGACCTGGCTGCTCATTGGGGCAGCTTACCTGTGGCCATTGCTGCTGGGGCTTATTGCGTGGGGCATCTTGCGTAAGCTCGCCACCCGTTCTGCCACCACAGAGCCATCAACACCCGAAGGCTTCAGTCAGCTTTGA
- the murA gene encoding UDP-N-acetylglucosamine 1-carboxyvinyltransferase, producing the protein MASFEVIGGKPLKGEIVPQGAKNEALQILCAVLLTDEPVTISNIPDIRDVNKLIELLRDMGVKVDKLAPDTYRFQADAVNLDYLDTPEFVAQGRALRGSVMILGPMLARFGQCQLPKPGGDKIGRRPMDTHFLGLEKLGGKLTLDGHDFYRIKAENGLRGAHMLLDEASVTGTANILMGAVLAEGTTTIYNAACEPYLQQLCRMLVRMGARINGIGSNLLTIEGVERLGGTEHRMLPDMIEIGSFIGLAAMTGSEITIKDCQIPELGLIPDTFRKLGIQLEFRGDDIHIPAQDHYEIATYLDGSILTVSDHTWPGFTPDLLSIVLVVATQAKGTVLIHQKMFESRLFFVDKLIDMGAQVILCDPHRATVIGLDQRQKLRGITMTSPDIRAGVALLIAALSAEGRSVIENVEQIDRGYQYIDQRLTALGAQIRRL; encoded by the coding sequence ATGGCCTCTTTTGAAGTAATCGGCGGTAAGCCGCTGAAAGGTGAAATCGTGCCGCAGGGCGCCAAAAACGAAGCTCTCCAGATTCTGTGCGCCGTGCTGCTCACCGATGAGCCGGTCACGATTTCTAACATCCCCGACATCCGCGACGTCAACAAGCTGATTGAGCTGCTACGCGACATGGGCGTGAAGGTGGACAAGCTAGCCCCCGACACCTACCGATTCCAGGCCGATGCCGTCAACCTCGACTACCTCGACACGCCGGAGTTTGTGGCCCAGGGTCGGGCCTTGCGCGGGTCGGTGATGATACTAGGGCCCATGCTGGCCCGCTTCGGGCAGTGCCAGCTGCCCAAGCCCGGCGGCGACAAAATCGGCCGGCGGCCCATGGACACGCACTTCCTGGGCTTGGAGAAGCTCGGCGGCAAGCTCACCCTGGACGGCCACGACTTCTACCGCATCAAAGCCGAAAACGGCCTGCGCGGAGCCCACATGCTGCTGGATGAGGCCTCGGTGACGGGTACGGCCAACATCCTGATGGGCGCGGTGCTGGCCGAGGGTACCACTACCATCTACAACGCCGCCTGCGAGCCGTATTTGCAGCAGCTGTGCCGGATGCTGGTGCGCATGGGCGCCCGAATCAACGGTATCGGCTCCAACCTGCTCACCATCGAGGGCGTGGAGCGCCTGGGCGGCACCGAGCACCGCATGCTGCCCGACATGATTGAAATCGGTTCCTTTATTGGCCTGGCCGCCATGACGGGCTCGGAAATCACCATCAAGGACTGCCAGATTCCGGAACTGGGCCTGATTCCGGACACCTTCCGCAAGCTGGGCATTCAGCTGGAGTTCCGCGGCGACGACATCCACATTCCGGCCCAGGACCACTACGAAATTGCCACCTACCTCGACGGCTCCATCCTGACCGTTTCGGACCACACCTGGCCGGGCTTCACCCCCGACCTGCTCAGCATTGTGCTGGTGGTAGCCACCCAGGCCAAGGGCACGGTGCTCATTCACCAGAAGATGTTCGAGTCGCGCCTATTCTTCGTGGACAAGCTCATCGACATGGGCGCCCAGGTAATTCTCTGCGACCCGCACCGCGCCACCGTCATCGGCCTGGACCAGCGCCAGAAGCTGCGCGGCATCACCATGACCTCGCCCGACATCCGCGCCGGTGTGGCTTTACTCATTGCCGCCCTTTCCGCCGAAGGCCGCAGCGTCATCGAAAACGTGGAGCAGATTGACCGCGGCTACCAGTACATCGACCAACGCCTCACCGCCCTCGGCGCCCAGATTCGCCGGCTGTGA